TAAAATTTTTTCGCATATGTCGGCGATTCAAGAAATGAATACCTACATGCAGGGCGAAAAAACACCAATGATTCAAGATTATGTAAAATTCTGGAACTCATTAGATGCGTTATACCATCATTTCAACACCAGTTTAGCGAAGAAAAACATAGCCTCTCAAGGATTTGCCTACCGAAAAGCTTACGAGAATATTCAAAATTTTATTTCGTCTTTAAAAGAGCAAAAAATAATATTTATTGGATTTAATGCCCTTAACAAAGCCGAAGAATTCATTATCCAAGAAGTTCTTAAGACTACCAATTCTGATATTTATTGGGACCTAGATTCATATTTTTTAGAAGATACCATCCACGATGCTAGTTATTTTATTCGTCAACACAAAAAAAATTGGTCTTATTTCAATGATCACCCTTTAAAAGGGATCAGTAATCATTACCTCAGCCCAAAGAATATCCAAATTATAGGCGTACCAAAAAACATATCACAAGCTAATTATGTAGGGGATTTATTAAAGAAAATACATGTAGAAAATGCTACTTTATTAAAAAATACGGCCATAGTCTTGGGAGATGAACATCTATTAAACCCAGTTATGAATGCAATTCCTATAGAAATTGACCGTGTCAACATTACTATGGGCTACCCTATTTCTAAAACGCCTTTAGCCGGACTCTTTTCCTTGTATTTTGATTTATGGCTAGGAAAAACTAAAAACGGATGGTTTTACGAGTATGTACTCAACATACTGTCAAACCCCTACATACAGTATTTCTTAGAAGAAAATTCGAGCAGCCAAGCTATGCTCATAGCCAACGCTATAAAAACTAAAAACTGGAGCTATATAAAAAGCCAACAGCTCTATAATTTAGTAGAAGATCCAAAATTATTAAGCATTTTATTTTCTGAAAAAGACTTTTCTGTGGATGTCTTTTTAAGTCACTGCATAAAAATAATCACAGTGCTAAAAGAAAAATTTCAGACTTTAAATCAGCACTTAGAATTAGAATACTTATATCGCTTTAACGCGCTATTTCATCAAATTTTACAGCTTGTACAGGAACATACATTCATAGCAGATATAAAGTCATTGCAAAGTTTATACAAAGAACTTATAGCTACTGAAACTTTAGATTTTCAAGGCGAACCACTGCAAGGCACTCAAATTATGGGAATGCTTGAGAGTAGAAATCTTGATTTTGAAACCGTTATTATTACCTCAGTCAATGAAGGCATATTACCTTCTGGAAAGTCAAATAATTCGTTTATTCCTTTTGATATTAAAATTAATTACGGCTTGCCTACCTACAAAGAAAAGGATGCCGTTTACACCTATCACTTTTATAGGTTGTTACAGAGAGCGAAAAATGTTTACCTCATATACAACACAGAACCTAATGTTTTGGAGGGTAATGAAAAAAGTCGCTTACTAACTCAATTATTGACCGATGAAAACAAAAATGCAGCTATTACTGAAATTACAGCTTCAAGCCTTGTAAAAACCTCTCCGATAAAAAAGCAAAGTATTTTTAAAAATGATGCGTTGATGGCCGAAATTAAAGCCTTAGGAACAAGGGGGTTTTCACCTAGTTCATTGAGCAATTATATAAGAAACCCAATAGATTTTTACAAAAAAAGTATCTTAAAAATATACGAAACTAATGAGGTTGAAGAAAGCGTTGCCGCCAATACCTTTGGAACTATTGTACACGATAGCTTAGAAGATTTATACCAAAGCTTTGTTGGAAAATTTTTAGAAAAAGAAAGCTTAACAAAGCTATTAACTGAGGTGGAGAAAACCGTACAACTCAATTTCAAAAAAACCTATGTAGAAGGAGAAATATCGACAGGTAAAAACCTTATTGCTTACCACGTAATTTTGCGGTATATTCAAAATTTCATTCAATTAGAAATAAAAGAAGTAGCAAAGCACAAGATTAAAGTGGTGGCTCTGGAGCAAAATTTAGAACTTGTTTTTTCTGTACCCAACATTGAAGTTCCAATTAAAATTAAGGGAAAGCTCGACCGTATTGATGAGGTGGATGGCGTACTAAGAATTATCGATTACAAAACAGGAAAGGTAGAGCCTAAAAACGTAAAAATAAAAGACTGGGAAGACATCATTCTAAACTATGACATGAGTAAGGCCTTTCAACTTATGTGCTATGCCCTTCTCTATGATCAGAAAACGCCAATAACGCGTATTGAAGCAGGAATACTATCTTTCAAAAACTTAAATAAAGGTGTCTTGTTATTCAACCAAAATACTACTACTGTCATAACCCAAGACACCCTTACTGATTTTAAAAATGTTCTCTTTGAACTAATTCAAGAAATTTTTGATCCTAACATTCCGTTCACCGAAAAAGAACTATAATTATTTTAAATCTGGTCGTGTAGGCCTAACTTCAATTTTACTAGGCAAAGTTCTTGGATTCATTTTTAATAAATCATAGACCAGTTCTCCAATATCCTCAGGTTGAATTTTCCAAGCATCTTTTTCAGAAGGCGTATGATCATTAAAATGCGTAGCTACTGAACCTGGCATAATGGTAGAAACTTTAATTCCGTATTGTCGTAAATCAAGCATTACCGCTTGTGTAAACCCAACAACACCAAATTTGGTAGCGTTATAACCCGCTCCCTTTTCAAAAAAATTTGTACCTGCTAAGCTTGCTAAAGTGATATAATAACCTTTAGATTGTTTGAGTGCTTTGACAGAGGCCTTTAGCGTGTGAAAAACTCCGTTTAGGTTAGTGTTGATCATTTGATGCCATTGGTGCTCTGACATTTGATCTATAGGCGCGAAATTACCTACTCCTGCATTAGCCAGCACCACATCTAGCTGACCCCATTTTTTTAGTATAGCTTCAACAGCTTTTTGTTCGTCAACTAACTTTGTAACATCTGATGCAATAGCTAAAACTTGATCTTTATTTCCTAGGGCAGTAGCAGCTTCTTGAACCGTTTTTAAGGTTCTACCGCTAATAGCGACTTTCATACCTTCAGCTAGTAATTTTTTTGCAGTACCGTATCCTATTCCTTTAGAACCGCCAGTGATATAGACGACTTTATTTTTTAAATCCATAATAACATTTATTTTAAGTGAAGTTAAAAATTGATTTACAGGAAATAAAAAATAGGGCGTTATAGTTTTCTTAAAACAAATTAAGGCTAAAAGTAAACGTGGTGGAACTTTTCAAGGAACCCTATGGTTTAATCCTTACTTGTACAAAAACAGGAAAGTGATCTGAAGGAAATTTAAAATCGATAGCGCTTGAAAAAGTAGCATATTTTTCAACTACAACAGCATCAGAAACCATAATATAATCTATTCTACGCGTCACAGGTTCGTTATATTTAAAACCATTAAATGTACCTTCAGGACCAAAAACTACTGTCGCTTTTTCTTTAGCATCTGATAAAACAGTCTTTGCTTCTGTTATCACTTCTGAATTTGGCTCCACATTAAAATCGCCCATGATGATTACCGGAAGGTTTTTAATGTTGACAGTTTTTATTTTTTCTAAGATAAGTTTCATGCCTTTTTGTTGCGCTACAGCTCCCACATGGTCAAAATGTGTATTAAAAACCCATACTTTTTGTTGGCTTTCTTTTAAAGCAAACAACCCATAAGTACAAACTCTTGGATAGGCTGCATCCCATCCCTTAGAAACCTTTTCAGGAGTTTCAGAAAGCCAAAAGGTATGTTCTTCTATCAACTCAAGCCTGTTCGAATTATAAAAGATTCCTGAGTGCTCACCTTCTTGTTCGCCATCACGTCCTTTCCCTATAAATTTATAGGCTGTTAATGTGTTTTTTAAATCATTTACTTGATTAGGTCTAGCCTCTTGAACCCCTAAAACATCAGGAGCCAGAAATAAAATTTGAGAACCTAAAAATTCTTTTCGGTTGGGCCAAGCATTTTCTCCGTCAGATGCAATATCTAAACGTACATTATACGTCATGACGCTCATTTGTTGACTTTGACAACTAGGTATGCACATGAACAAGACTATAAGTGAAAGTATAGGTGTTTTCATAGGTTTATAATTGATTAAAACGATATTTAAAATTAAGTACCAACAAGTGCCAATAGAAATTCAAATTTTTTATTTTGCCTGTTGATACACTCGAATATAATCAATAATCATTTGTTGTGGAAATATGGTATCGTCAATACCTTTTTGACCTCCCCACATACCACCAACCGCTACATTTAAAATAAGGTAGAATTTTTTGTCAAAAGGCCACTCAGCGCTTGTTTTACCTTCATTTTTGACTTGATTATAAACCACATCATCTACCATAAAATCTATTTTTTGAGGCGTCCATTCAATAGCAAAAACATGAAATTCATCATTTGGATTTTCAATAAAGGTCGATTTTCCTTTTTGTGTGCCCAGCATGTGGTTGTATGCTTTAGTGTGTATGGTACCGTGTATGGTATCATTATCATAACCAACATGTTCCATAATATCTATTTCACCACTTTCTGGCCATCCAATTTCTTTTCTATCCTCACTTAACATCCATATTGCAGGCCACATACCACGACCTTCAGGTAGTTTTGCACTCACTTCAATGCGCCCATATTGCCATGCCGCAAGGCCTTCGGTCTTTATTCTAGCAGAGGTATATTGTGCAGTATCAATTTCAGTTTTGTATTTAGCCCAACCACTAATTTCTGTATTTTTAAAATCTTTATTGGCTATTTTTTCTTTATGTGCTTCAAGAATCAAATGCCCTTTTTCAACACGCGCATTTTTTAAACTATCCGTATAGTACTGTTTTTCTTGATTGGCAATAAACCGGTAATCATAGCCCCACTTCGTCGTATCTGGCTTTCCGGTATAATTAAATTCGTCACTCCAAACCAAATGCCAGCCATTTTTTGACGGACTAGTTTTTAACCTTTCAAAAAGTAATTCAGGTTCGTTGGTGGTGATGTAATCAAAGTTATTTGCAATTAGCCAATCCAAATCTTCTTGAGAATTCGCTGTCCAAGCATTTAATTTTAGATTTTTATCTTTTGCTTCTTGTATCCATTCTGGTTTTCTTT
The sequence above is drawn from the Cellulophaga sp. Hel_I_12 genome and encodes:
- a CDS encoding family 16 glycosylhydrolase encodes the protein MRYFFLIVLILGCSACSSIATKQVTFANNPVIAHRGAWKAKNLPENSIAALKQAIELGCTGSEFDVRMTLDSILIVTHDPDYQGLIIEENTYATLAEQTLTNGETLPTLKDYILAGMDNNPGTGLVCELKPSKIEGRNVLMAEKAVALVAELNAEPYISYYISFSYEILQKIIALNPTAKTQYLDGSKSPEVLHNDSISGLDYAVHILKRKPEWIQEAKDKNLKLNAWTANSQEDLDWLIANNFDYITTNEPELLFERLKTSPSKNGWHLVWSDEFNYTGKPDTTKWGYDYRFIANQEKQYYTDSLKNARVEKGHLILEAHKEKIANKDFKNTEISGWAKYKTEIDTAQYTSARIKTEGLAAWQYGRIEVSAKLPEGRGMWPAIWMLSEDRKEIGWPESGEIDIMEHVGYDNDTIHGTIHTKAYNHMLGTQKGKSTFIENPNDEFHVFAIEWTPQKIDFMVDDVVYNQVKNEGKTSAEWPFDKKFYLILNVAVGGMWGGQKGIDDTIFPQQMIIDYIRVYQQAK
- a CDS encoding SDR family oxidoreductase, encoding MDLKNKVVYITGGSKGIGYGTAKKLLAEGMKVAISGRTLKTVQEAATALGNKDQVLAIASDVTKLVDEQKAVEAILKKWGQLDVVLANAGVGNFAPIDQMSEHQWHQMINTNLNGVFHTLKASVKALKQSKGYYITLASLAGTNFFEKGAGYNATKFGVVGFTQAVMLDLRQYGIKVSTIMPGSVATHFNDHTPSEKDAWKIQPEDIGELVYDLLKMNPRTLPSKIEVRPTRPDLK
- a CDS encoding endonuclease/exonuclease/phosphatase family protein, translated to MTYNVRLDIASDGENAWPNRKEFLGSQILFLAPDVLGVQEARPNQVNDLKNTLTAYKFIGKGRDGEQEGEHSGIFYNSNRLELIEEHTFWLSETPEKVSKGWDAAYPRVCTYGLFALKESQQKVWVFNTHFDHVGAVAQQKGMKLILEKIKTVNIKNLPVIIMGDFNVEPNSEVITEAKTVLSDAKEKATVVFGPEGTFNGFKYNEPVTRRIDYIMVSDAVVVEKYATFSSAIDFKFPSDHFPVFVQVRIKP
- a CDS encoding PD-(D/E)XK nuclease family protein, producing MQSFIEEVVETLVKSENDISKLLFVLPSKRAGTFLKNSISKSAHKTIFAPEIYSIETFVEKISGFSYATNTDQLFTLYQSYLATTKEAQKDSFLSFSKWGQTILQDFNEIDRYLVDTNKIFSHMSAIQEMNTYMQGEKTPMIQDYVKFWNSLDALYHHFNTSLAKKNIASQGFAYRKAYENIQNFISSLKEQKIIFIGFNALNKAEEFIIQEVLKTTNSDIYWDLDSYFLEDTIHDASYFIRQHKKNWSYFNDHPLKGISNHYLSPKNIQIIGVPKNISQANYVGDLLKKIHVENATLLKNTAIVLGDEHLLNPVMNAIPIEIDRVNITMGYPISKTPLAGLFSLYFDLWLGKTKNGWFYEYVLNILSNPYIQYFLEENSSSQAMLIANAIKTKNWSYIKSQQLYNLVEDPKLLSILFSEKDFSVDVFLSHCIKIITVLKEKFQTLNQHLELEYLYRFNALFHQILQLVQEHTFIADIKSLQSLYKELIATETLDFQGEPLQGTQIMGMLESRNLDFETVIITSVNEGILPSGKSNNSFIPFDIKINYGLPTYKEKDAVYTYHFYRLLQRAKNVYLIYNTEPNVLEGNEKSRLLTQLLTDENKNAAITEITASSLVKTSPIKKQSIFKNDALMAEIKALGTRGFSPSSLSNYIRNPIDFYKKSILKIYETNEVEESVAANTFGTIVHDSLEDLYQSFVGKFLEKESLTKLLTEVEKTVQLNFKKTYVEGEISTGKNLIAYHVILRYIQNFIQLEIKEVAKHKIKVVALEQNLELVFSVPNIEVPIKIKGKLDRIDEVDGVLRIIDYKTGKVEPKNVKIKDWEDIILNYDMSKAFQLMCYALLYDQKTPITRIEAGILSFKNLNKGVLLFNQNTTTVITQDTLTDFKNVLFELIQEIFDPNIPFTEKEL